A stretch of Mycobacterium sp. ITM-2016-00316 DNA encodes these proteins:
- a CDS encoding 2-keto-4-pentenoate hydratase: protein MLSVEVRDELAADLAEAERSRVPTTPLTDRYADIDVVDAYEIQLINIRQRVAEGARVIGHKVGLSSEAMQKMMGVDEPDYGHLLADMEVFEDKPVAAGRFLYPRVEVEVGFILADDLPGAGCTEDDVLAATAAFAPSIELIDTRITDWKIKLCDTIADNASSAGWVLGPERVSPKDIDIKNISAVLKRNGEVVAEGRSDAVLGNPVTSVAWLARKVDQFGVRLKAGDIVLPGACMRAIDARPGDDFVADFDGLGSVRLSFE, encoded by the coding sequence ATGCTCAGTGTCGAGGTCCGTGACGAGCTTGCTGCCGATCTGGCTGAGGCGGAGCGTAGCCGGGTGCCGACGACCCCGTTGACGGATCGGTATGCCGATATCGACGTCGTCGATGCCTACGAGATCCAGCTGATCAACATCCGGCAGCGTGTTGCCGAGGGCGCGCGGGTGATCGGGCACAAGGTGGGTCTGTCCTCGGAGGCGATGCAGAAGATGATGGGGGTGGATGAGCCCGATTACGGTCATCTGCTCGCCGATATGGAGGTCTTCGAGGACAAACCGGTTGCCGCGGGCCGGTTTCTGTATCCGCGGGTCGAGGTCGAGGTGGGGTTCATCCTGGCCGATGACCTGCCCGGGGCGGGGTGCACCGAGGACGATGTGCTGGCCGCCACGGCGGCGTTCGCACCGTCGATCGAGCTGATCGATACCCGGATCACCGACTGGAAGATCAAGCTGTGCGACACGATCGCCGACAACGCGTCGTCTGCGGGTTGGGTGCTGGGCCCGGAACGAGTGTCGCCCAAGGACATTGACATCAAAAACATCAGCGCTGTGCTTAAACGCAACGGTGAGGTGGTCGCCGAAGGTCGCAGTGACGCCGTACTGGGCAACCCGGTCACCTCGGTGGCGTGGTTGGCGCGCAAGGTCGATCAGTTCGGGGTTCGCCTGAAGGCGGGAGACATCGTGTTGCCGGGTGCATGCATGCGTGCGATAGATGCTCGTCCCGGTGACGATTTCGTAGCAGATTTCGACGGGCTAGGTTCAGTTCGTCTTTCTTTCGAATAG
- a CDS encoding bifunctional MaoC family dehydratase N-terminal/OB-fold nucleic acid binding domain-containing protein: protein MSLQEGIDAIVAAGRGEPTIARDPVNQPMIHHWTDAIGDTNPIYVDEDAAKAAGYDGIVAPPAMIQVWTMMGLGRTRSDDDPLARAMTLFDDAGYVGVVATNCDQTYHRYLKPGELVAMSAEITDVVGPKQTALGEGYFINQKIRWHVGDEEVAEMDWRIMKFLPAASQGAAQTAAIPEDLDPDKLMRPSSSRDTKFFWDGINAHELRIQRRPDGTLQHPPVPAVWADKDAPPDYVVASGKGTVFSYVVHHAPKVPGRTLPFVIALVELDEGVRMLGELRGIDPADVKIGMPVRATYLDFPDSDVSPAWTLYAWEATA, encoded by the coding sequence ATGAGCTTGCAAGAGGGCATCGACGCGATCGTCGCCGCGGGACGGGGCGAGCCGACCATCGCCCGGGACCCGGTGAACCAGCCGATGATTCACCACTGGACCGATGCGATCGGTGACACCAATCCGATCTACGTCGACGAGGACGCCGCCAAGGCGGCCGGCTATGACGGCATCGTCGCGCCGCCGGCCATGATCCAGGTCTGGACCATGATGGGTCTGGGGCGTACGCGCTCCGATGACGATCCACTGGCACGGGCCATGACGCTGTTCGATGATGCCGGATATGTCGGCGTGGTCGCCACCAACTGCGATCAGACCTATCACCGCTACCTGAAGCCGGGCGAGCTCGTCGCCATGAGCGCCGAGATCACCGATGTGGTGGGGCCCAAGCAGACCGCGCTGGGCGAGGGCTACTTCATCAATCAGAAGATCCGCTGGCATGTCGGTGATGAAGAGGTCGCCGAAATGGACTGGCGCATCATGAAGTTCCTTCCTGCCGCCAGCCAAGGGGCAGCGCAGACCGCGGCCATACCGGAGGATCTCGACCCGGACAAACTGATGCGGCCGTCGTCCTCGCGCGACACCAAATTCTTCTGGGACGGCATCAACGCCCACGAGTTGCGGATCCAGCGCCGTCCGGACGGGACGCTGCAGCATCCGCCGGTTCCCGCGGTCTGGGCCGACAAAGATGCGCCCCCCGATTACGTCGTGGCCTCCGGCAAGGGAACGGTGTTCAGCTACGTCGTGCATCACGCGCCGAAGGTGCCCGGGCGCACGCTGCCCTTCGTTATCGCGCTGGTCGAACTCGACGAAGGCGTCCGGATGCTCGGTGAGCTGCGCGGTATCGACCCCGCGGATGTGAAGATCGGAATGCCGGTGCGCGCAACGTATCTCGACTTCCCGGACAGCGATGTCAGCCCGGCCTGGACTCTGTACGCATGGGAGGCCACCGCGTGA
- a CDS encoding MaoC/PaaZ C-terminal domain-containing protein produces MPIDVEKALAADLEPIEFSWTSSDIQLYHLGLGAGADPMDERELRYLTDNTPQVLPTFGNVAVSFHMTEAPTVQFPGIDIELSRVLHASEGVTVPGPIPTSGKAWSKQRFTEIWDKGKAAVIVSESTVTDESGTVLWTTKRSIFARGEGGFGGERGPSTSVELPARAPDAEIAIPTLPQQALLYRLCGDRNPLHSDPAFAKAAGFDRPILHGLCTYGIGAKAIVDHFFDGDVLQVGTYGARFAGTVIPGETLQANIWHQDGKYIGTLTAPSRDNTVVLSGVELIPAG; encoded by the coding sequence ATGCCGATCGATGTCGAAAAGGCGCTCGCCGCCGATCTGGAGCCCATCGAGTTCTCCTGGACCAGCAGCGATATCCAGCTGTACCACCTCGGACTCGGTGCCGGCGCCGACCCGATGGATGAGCGCGAGCTGCGTTACCTGACCGACAACACCCCGCAGGTGCTGCCCACGTTCGGCAATGTCGCGGTCAGCTTCCACATGACCGAGGCGCCGACGGTGCAGTTCCCCGGTATCGACATCGAGTTGTCCAGGGTGCTGCACGCCAGCGAGGGCGTGACGGTCCCCGGGCCCATCCCGACCAGCGGCAAGGCCTGGTCCAAGCAGCGCTTCACCGAGATCTGGGACAAGGGCAAGGCCGCCGTCATCGTCAGCGAATCCACCGTGACCGATGAGTCCGGCACGGTGCTGTGGACGACGAAGCGCTCCATCTTCGCCCGCGGCGAGGGCGGATTCGGCGGTGAGCGTGGGCCGTCCACCTCCGTCGAACTGCCCGCTCGCGCACCGGATGCCGAGATCGCCATCCCGACGCTGCCCCAGCAGGCTCTGCTGTACCGGCTGTGCGGGGACCGCAATCCGCTGCACTCCGATCCGGCCTTCGCCAAGGCCGCCGGATTCGATCGGCCGATCCTGCACGGGCTGTGCACCTACGGCATCGGCGCCAAGGCCATCGTCGACCATTTCTTCGACGGCGATGTCCTGCAGGTCGGGACCTACGGCGCCCGGTTCGCCGGCACCGTCATCCCCGGCGAGACGTTGCAGGCCAACATCTGGCACCAGGACGGCAAGTACATCGGGACCCTCACCGCCCCCAGCCGGGACAACACCGTTGTGCTCTCCGGCGTGGAGCTGATTCCGGCCGGCTAG
- a CDS encoding GAF and ANTAR domain-containing protein has protein sequence MPSPPGPGPADRTDIRARFLVVVGQTPTDLQGAEQLCTACLATLPVQRVGISVISGDEGHEFLCASDDVAERMEWAQISLGEGPAVAAFTTGGPVSTPDAAMPDTRWPLLAREPEAADAGAVYALPLQLGAIRVGVLSLYLEPGARLSAQDFGDAIAVADLITSLLLASGTTDEADALDHWWVQPQSSREIHQATGMVVAQLGVSARDAYALLQGYAFARGRGLDEVAAEVVHHRLRIDVDPEDDQAPAS, from the coding sequence GTGCCCTCCCCTCCCGGCCCCGGCCCCGCCGACCGGACCGACATCCGGGCCCGCTTCCTCGTCGTTGTGGGTCAGACACCGACCGACCTGCAGGGCGCCGAGCAACTGTGCACCGCCTGTCTGGCGACACTCCCGGTGCAACGGGTTGGCATCTCTGTCATATCCGGCGACGAGGGACACGAATTCCTTTGCGCAAGTGACGATGTCGCGGAACGGATGGAGTGGGCTCAGATCTCCTTGGGCGAAGGGCCCGCCGTGGCGGCCTTCACGACCGGAGGCCCGGTCTCCACACCGGATGCGGCGATGCCAGACACCCGGTGGCCCCTTCTCGCCCGGGAACCGGAGGCGGCCGACGCGGGTGCCGTCTACGCGCTACCGCTACAGCTCGGGGCGATCCGGGTCGGGGTCCTCAGCCTTTACCTGGAACCCGGAGCCCGGCTGAGCGCACAGGATTTCGGCGATGCCATCGCGGTCGCGGATCTCATCACGTCGCTGCTGCTCGCATCGGGCACCACCGACGAGGCGGATGCACTCGATCATTGGTGGGTCCAACCGCAGTCTTCGCGGGAGATCCATCAGGCCACCGGAATGGTGGTCGCGCAACTGGGTGTGAGTGCCCGCGACGCGTACGCGCTGTTGCAGGGGTATGCCTTCGCCCGGGGCCGCGGGCTCGATGAGGTGGCAGCCGAGGTGGTGCACCACCGCCTGCGCATCGACGTGGATCCAGAGGATGACCAGGCCCCGGCGTCATGA
- a CDS encoding lipid-transfer protein has protein sequence MSSKAGLSGKAAIAGIGATDFSKNSGRSELRLAAEAVLDALDDAGLTPADVDGLVTFTMDSNLETAVARSTGIGDLKFFSQIGYGGGAAAATVQQAALAVATGVAEVVVAYRAFNERSEFRFGQVMSGLTVNADSRGVEYSWSYPHGLSTPAASVAMIAQRYMHEYGATSADFGAVSVADRKHAANNPKAHFYGKPITIEDHQNSRWIAEPLRLLDCCQETDGGVAIVVTTPERAKDLKHRPAIIEAAAQGAGADQFTMYSYYRDELGLPEMGLVGRQLWEQSALSPADIQTAILYDHFTPYTLIQLEELGFCGKGEAKDFIAGGAIELGGRLPINTHGGQLGEAYIHGMNGIAEGVRQLRGTSVNQVDNVEHVLVTAGTGVPTSGLILG, from the coding sequence ATGTCGAGCAAGGCTGGGTTGTCCGGAAAGGCGGCGATCGCCGGTATCGGCGCCACCGACTTCTCCAAGAACTCCGGCCGCAGCGAGCTGCGGCTGGCCGCCGAGGCGGTGCTGGACGCGCTCGACGACGCGGGCCTGACCCCGGCCGATGTCGACGGACTGGTGACCTTCACGATGGACTCCAACCTGGAGACGGCCGTCGCACGTTCGACCGGGATCGGGGATCTGAAGTTCTTCAGCCAGATCGGCTACGGCGGCGGCGCCGCGGCCGCGACGGTGCAGCAGGCAGCCCTGGCGGTCGCGACGGGTGTCGCGGAGGTCGTGGTGGCCTACCGGGCCTTCAACGAGCGCTCGGAGTTCCGCTTCGGTCAGGTGATGAGCGGCCTGACCGTCAACGCCGATTCCCGCGGTGTGGAGTACAGCTGGTCCTACCCGCACGGGCTGAGCACCCCGGCCGCCTCGGTGGCGATGATCGCGCAACGCTACATGCACGAATACGGCGCCACCAGCGCCGATTTCGGTGCCGTCTCGGTCGCCGACCGTAAGCACGCCGCGAACAACCCGAAGGCACATTTCTACGGCAAGCCGATCACCATCGAGGACCACCAGAACTCGCGGTGGATCGCCGAGCCGCTGCGGCTGCTGGACTGCTGCCAGGAAACCGACGGCGGGGTGGCGATCGTGGTCACCACCCCGGAGCGGGCAAAGGACCTCAAGCACCGGCCGGCGATCATCGAGGCCGCCGCTCAGGGCGCCGGCGCCGACCAGTTCACCATGTACTCCTACTACCGCGATGAGCTCGGGCTGCCCGAGATGGGACTCGTCGGCCGCCAGCTCTGGGAGCAGAGCGCACTGTCGCCTGCCGATATCCAGACCGCGATCCTGTACGACCACTTCACCCCCTACACACTCATCCAGTTGGAAGAGCTCGGCTTCTGCGGTAAGGGTGAGGCCAAGGACTTCATCGCCGGGGGCGCCATCGAGCTGGGTGGGCGACTGCCGATCAACACCCACGGCGGACAGCTCGGTGAGGCGTACATCCACGGTATGAACGGCATCGCCGAGGGTGTGCGGCAGTTGCGCGGAACCTCGGTCAACCAGGTCGACAACGTGGAGCACGTGCTGGTCACGGCAGGTACGGGCGTGCCGACCTCGGGTCTGATCCTCGGGTAA
- a CDS encoding glycosyltransferase family 1 protein, translating to MNSALAAAVYRLALWHPDRRRTDRERAWNLGVRACRRSARQLHVNGAWLAHRRTFAGRSASEMLRALASTERIDLILHVPADADVAISAWTGVNHIEIRRSMFSGRVFEQVYLPAATADAVLLTLEGSAPILKRRQLVTMHDATPFRRPSGFSRRYRLLHELTYRWLARTADGVLTGSVYSAHELADVLRVDVERFIVAGGAADSLDDVEPVRPALPMHRDYHLLIGTAAPHENIAVAAATMARSGRRVVIVGMNGSELAVNPSVVCAEQVTDAELVWLYRHCQAFVVPTSYAGFGLSVLEAQAIGCPVVCADSAALPEVCGDSALYFDPDDPDTLTTQLDRLDREVGLVEDLKCRAFLNAGRHSWDGSARKILDWVERTTLSRLTAHVPDKVLVEKRDRAITGSARVQDLRGIGAVDD from the coding sequence ATGAATTCGGCACTGGCGGCCGCGGTATACCGGCTGGCGCTGTGGCATCCGGATCGGAGGCGGACAGATCGTGAGCGGGCATGGAATCTCGGTGTCCGCGCTTGCCGCCGGTCGGCGCGTCAACTTCACGTCAACGGAGCCTGGCTGGCGCACCGCAGAACATTCGCCGGTCGCTCCGCCTCGGAGATGTTGCGGGCGTTGGCATCTACCGAACGGATCGATCTGATTCTGCACGTACCCGCCGACGCGGATGTGGCAATCTCTGCCTGGACCGGGGTCAACCACATCGAGATCCGACGGTCCATGTTCAGCGGCAGGGTGTTCGAACAGGTCTACCTCCCAGCGGCTACTGCCGACGCGGTGCTCCTGACGTTGGAGGGCAGCGCGCCGATCCTCAAGCGCCGACAATTGGTGACGATGCACGATGCCACACCTTTCCGTCGTCCGTCCGGATTCAGCCGGCGTTACCGCCTGCTTCACGAACTGACTTACCGGTGGCTCGCCAGAACGGCCGATGGTGTGCTCACCGGATCCGTGTACAGCGCACACGAACTCGCGGATGTGTTGAGGGTCGATGTCGAACGGTTCATCGTGGCGGGTGGGGCGGCCGATTCACTGGACGACGTGGAACCAGTCCGGCCCGCACTGCCGATGCACCGGGACTATCACCTCCTGATCGGTACCGCGGCGCCGCACGAGAACATCGCTGTCGCGGCGGCGACGATGGCGCGCTCGGGCCGCCGGGTGGTCATCGTCGGGATGAACGGGTCAGAGCTGGCGGTGAATCCATCGGTGGTGTGCGCCGAACAGGTGACCGATGCCGAGTTGGTGTGGCTGTATCGGCATTGTCAAGCGTTCGTCGTGCCCACCTCATACGCCGGCTTCGGACTTTCGGTGCTCGAGGCGCAGGCCATCGGCTGCCCGGTTGTGTGTGCGGATTCCGCTGCACTGCCAGAGGTTTGCGGCGACAGCGCGCTCTACTTCGATCCCGATGATCCGGACACGTTGACGACTCAGCTGGACCGGCTCGACCGGGAGGTCGGACTTGTCGAAGACTTGAAGTGTCGGGCTTTTCTGAACGCAGGCCGCCATTCCTGGGACGGCTCAGCCCGGAAGATCCTCGATTGGGTGGAGCGGACCACCCTCTCACGACTCACAGCTCACGTGCCCGACAAAGTGTTGGTCGAGAAGCGTGACCGGGCGATCACGGGCTCAGCTCGGGTTCAGGATCTCCGCGGTATCGGCGCCGTCGACGACTGA
- a CDS encoding GAF and ANTAR domain-containing protein, producing the protein MARAFVGLADTLVADFDVVELAQQLVENAMTLLPIDAAGIVLADVHGRFQVLASNSEQTRLLELFQIQHDNGPCLLSYRTGEQVVVEDLRISIDRWPEFAARAIEYGFLSVHALPLRLRNDRVGALNLFRFESGKMSDADIAIGQALADVATIGIVHQRVALQSDVLNQQLQTALNTRTVIEQAKGVLAERGGVDMDAAFRLLRGYARRNNRRLAELARSVVDGADTAEILNPS; encoded by the coding sequence TTGGCCCGCGCGTTCGTGGGATTGGCGGACACGCTGGTCGCGGATTTCGACGTGGTCGAGCTGGCCCAGCAGCTGGTGGAGAACGCCATGACGCTGCTTCCGATCGACGCCGCGGGGATCGTCCTCGCCGATGTGCACGGCAGGTTTCAGGTGCTGGCTTCCAACAGCGAACAGACGCGCTTGCTGGAGCTGTTCCAGATTCAGCATGACAACGGCCCGTGCCTGCTCTCCTACCGCACCGGCGAGCAGGTGGTCGTCGAGGACCTGCGGATCAGCATCGACCGCTGGCCGGAGTTCGCCGCGCGGGCCATCGAATACGGTTTCCTGTCGGTTCACGCGCTGCCGCTACGCTTGCGCAACGATCGCGTGGGCGCGTTGAACCTGTTTCGCTTCGAGTCGGGCAAGATGTCCGATGCCGATATCGCGATCGGCCAGGCGCTCGCCGACGTGGCGACGATCGGGATCGTCCATCAACGCGTCGCGCTGCAGTCCGATGTCCTCAATCAGCAACTGCAAACCGCGCTGAACACGCGGACGGTCATCGAGCAGGCCAAGGGAGTTCTCGCTGAGCGCGGCGGTGTCGACATGGACGCGGCATTCCGTCTGTTGCGCGGATACGCCAGACGCAACAACAGGCGACTCGCCGAGCTCGCACGATCAGTCGTCGACGGCGCCGATACCGCGGAGATCCTGAACCCGAGCTGA
- a CDS encoding MaoC family dehydratase: protein MTVGTTLPELKIYGDPTFIVSTAIATRDYQDVHHDRDKAQAKGSKDIFVNILTDTGLVGRYVTDWAGPNAVVRSIKLRLGVPWYAYDTITFTGEVTAVDGDLVTLKVVGANSLGNHVIATSTLTLGDKR, encoded by the coding sequence GTGACCGTGGGCACCACGCTGCCCGAGCTGAAGATCTACGGTGATCCGACATTCATCGTGTCGACCGCCATCGCGACGCGCGACTACCAGGACGTGCACCACGACCGGGACAAGGCGCAGGCCAAGGGGTCCAAGGACATCTTCGTCAACATCCTGACCGACACCGGTCTGGTGGGGCGCTATGTCACCGACTGGGCCGGCCCGAACGCCGTCGTCAGGTCGATCAAGCTCCGCCTCGGGGTGCCGTGGTACGCATACGACACCATCACGTTCACCGGTGAGGTCACCGCCGTCGACGGTGATCTGGTGACGCTGAAGGTGGTGGGCGCCAACAGCCTCGGCAACCACGTCATCGCCACGTCCACTCTGACATTGGGAGACAAGCGATGA
- the fadE29 gene encoding acyl-CoA dehydrogenase FadE29, translating to MFIELTSEQRSLQSELREYFSTLITPEEAAAMESDRHNEAYRTVIKRMGSDGKLGVGWPKEYGGLGFGPIEQQIFVNEANRADVPLPMVTLQTVGPTLQVHGTETQKKKFLPGILAGEIHFAIGYSEPEAGTDLASLRTSAVRHGDEYIVNGQKMWTTGAHDADYIWLACRTDPEAAKHKGISILIVDTKDPGYSWTPIILSDGAHHTNASYYNEVRVPADMLVGEEHGGWKLITTQLNHERVGLGPAGRIAGIYDEVHEWAAKPGSDGVIPLEQEGARRLLGQIKSIWRVNELLNWQVAASGETIAVADAAATKVFSTERIQEVGRLAEELVGRYGNPADPETGRLLDWLDKMTKRNLVITFGGGVNEVMREMIAASGLKVPRVPR from the coding sequence ATGTTCATCGAACTGACCTCGGAGCAGCGGTCACTGCAATCTGAACTGCGCGAGTACTTCTCGACTCTCATCACGCCCGAAGAGGCGGCTGCGATGGAGTCCGACCGGCACAACGAGGCCTACCGCACGGTGATCAAGCGGATGGGCTCGGACGGCAAACTCGGTGTCGGCTGGCCCAAGGAGTACGGCGGCCTCGGCTTCGGGCCGATCGAACAGCAGATCTTCGTCAACGAGGCCAACCGGGCCGATGTGCCGCTGCCGATGGTGACGCTGCAGACCGTCGGGCCCACCCTGCAGGTGCACGGCACCGAGACGCAGAAGAAGAAGTTCCTGCCCGGGATCCTGGCCGGCGAAATACATTTCGCGATCGGCTACTCGGAACCGGAGGCCGGCACCGACCTGGCGTCCCTGCGGACATCCGCCGTTCGGCACGGCGACGAATACATCGTCAACGGTCAGAAGATGTGGACCACCGGGGCCCACGATGCCGATTACATCTGGCTGGCCTGCCGTACCGATCCGGAAGCGGCCAAGCACAAGGGCATTTCGATCCTGATTGTCGACACCAAGGATCCCGGCTACTCCTGGACGCCGATCATCCTGTCCGACGGGGCGCATCACACGAATGCCTCCTACTACAACGAGGTGCGGGTGCCCGCCGACATGCTGGTCGGTGAGGAGCACGGAGGCTGGAAACTCATCACCACCCAGCTCAACCATGAGCGCGTCGGGCTGGGACCGGCCGGGCGCATCGCCGGCATCTACGACGAGGTCCACGAGTGGGCGGCCAAGCCCGGTTCGGACGGCGTCATACCGCTGGAGCAGGAGGGTGCACGGCGTCTGCTCGGCCAGATCAAGTCGATCTGGCGGGTGAACGAACTGCTGAACTGGCAGGTCGCGGCCTCCGGTGAGACCATTGCGGTGGCCGACGCAGCGGCGACGAAAGTCTTTTCCACGGAACGGATCCAGGAGGTCGGCCGGCTCGCCGAGGAGCTCGTCGGCCGGTACGGCAACCCCGCCGACCCGGAGACCGGCCGGCTGCTGGATTGGCTGGACAAGATGACCAAACGCAACCTGGTGATCACCTTCGGCGGTGGTGTCAACGAGGTGATGCGCGAGATGATCGCGGCATCGGGGCTCAAGGTGCCGCGGGTGCCGCGGTGA
- the kstD gene encoding 3-oxosteroid 1-dehydrogenase, which yields MTGQEYDVVVVGSGAAGMVAALTAAHQGLSTVVVEKAPHYGGSTARSGGGVWIPNNEILKRDGVKDTADAARQYLHAIIGDAVPADKIDTYLDRSPEMLSFVLKNSPLKLCWVPGYSDYYPETPGGKATGRSVEPKPFNAKKLGADEKGLEPPYGKVPMNMVVLQQDYVRLNQLKRHPRGVLRSIKVGVRSVWANATGKNLVGMGRALIAPLRIGLQKAGVPVLLNTALTDLYVEDGVVRGIYVRNTQDPESAEPTLIRARKGVILGSGGFEHNEQMRVKYQRAPITTEWTVGAAANTGDGILAAEKLGAALELMEDSWWGPTVPLVDAPWFALSERNSPGSIIVNMSAKRFMNESMPYVEACHHMYGGQYGQGEGPGENVPAWLVFDQQYRDRYIFAGLQPGQRIPKKWLESGVVVKAATLAELAEKTGLSAEALAATVDRFNGFARSGVDEDFHRGDSAYDRYYGDPTIKPNPNLGEIKHGPFYAAKMVPGDLGTKGGIRTDNDGRALRDDNSVIEGLYAAGNVSSPVMGHTYPGPGGTIGPAMTFGYLAALAIAGKG from the coding sequence ATGACTGGACAGGAGTACGACGTCGTCGTGGTCGGTAGCGGCGCTGCCGGCATGGTCGCCGCCCTCACCGCTGCTCACCAGGGTCTCTCGACAGTAGTCGTCGAGAAGGCTCCGCACTACGGTGGTTCCACTGCGCGGTCAGGTGGCGGCGTGTGGATCCCGAACAACGAGATCCTCAAGCGTGACGGGGTCAAGGACACCGCCGACGCGGCACGCCAGTACCTGCACGCCATCATCGGCGACGCGGTGCCGGCCGACAAGATCGACACCTACCTGGACCGCAGTCCGGAGATGCTGTCGTTCGTCCTCAAGAACTCCCCACTCAAGCTGTGCTGGGTGCCCGGCTACTCCGACTACTACCCGGAGACACCGGGCGGTAAGGCGACCGGTCGCTCGGTGGAACCCAAACCGTTCAACGCCAAGAAGCTCGGTGCCGACGAGAAGGGCCTCGAGCCGCCGTACGGCAAGGTGCCGATGAACATGGTGGTGCTGCAGCAGGACTATGTGCGGCTCAACCAGCTCAAGCGCCACCCGCGAGGTGTGCTGCGCAGCATCAAGGTCGGCGTGCGCTCCGTCTGGGCCAACGCGACCGGCAAGAACCTGGTCGGCATGGGCCGGGCGCTGATCGCTCCGCTGCGCATCGGGCTGCAGAAGGCCGGCGTGCCGGTGCTACTCAACACCGCGCTCACCGATCTGTACGTCGAGGACGGCGTGGTGCGCGGGATCTATGTCCGTAACACCCAGGACCCCGAAAGCGCTGAGCCGACGCTGATCCGGGCCCGCAAGGGTGTGATCCTGGGTTCCGGCGGGTTCGAGCACAACGAACAGATGCGGGTGAAGTACCAACGCGCTCCGATCACCACCGAATGGACCGTGGGCGCTGCCGCCAACACCGGCGACGGCATCCTCGCCGCCGAAAAGCTCGGTGCCGCACTGGAGCTCATGGAGGACTCGTGGTGGGGCCCGACGGTCCCACTGGTCGACGCGCCGTGGTTCGCGCTGTCGGAGCGCAATTCGCCCGGGTCGATCATCGTCAACATGTCCGCCAAGCGGTTCATGAACGAGTCGATGCCCTATGTCGAGGCCTGCCACCACATGTACGGCGGCCAGTACGGGCAGGGCGAGGGCCCCGGCGAGAACGTGCCGGCCTGGCTGGTCTTCGACCAGCAGTACCGCGACCGCTACATCTTCGCGGGGCTGCAACCCGGACAACGCATCCCGAAGAAGTGGTTGGAGTCCGGCGTCGTGGTCAAGGCTGCGACCCTGGCCGAGCTGGCGGAGAAGACCGGGCTGTCCGCGGAGGCGCTGGCCGCCACCGTCGACCGCTTCAACGGGTTCGCACGCTCGGGCGTCGACGAGGACTTCCACCGCGGCGACAGCGCCTATGACCGCTACTACGGCGACCCCACCATCAAGCCCAACCCGAATCTGGGCGAGATCAAGCACGGCCCCTTCTACGCCGCGAAGATGGTGCCCGGCGATCTCGGCACCAAGGGCGGCATCCGCACCGACAACGACGGGCGCGCGCTGCGTGACGACAACTCCGTGATCGAAGGGCTCTACGCCGCAGGTAATGTCAGCTCGCCGGTGATGGGCCACACCTATCCCGGCCCGGGCGGGACCATCGGGCCCGCCATGACCTTCGGATACCTGGCTGCGCTCGCGATTGCCGGAAAGGGCTGA